From Plectropomus leopardus isolate mb chromosome 17, YSFRI_Pleo_2.0, whole genome shotgun sequence, a single genomic window includes:
- the limd2 gene encoding LIM domain-containing protein 2: MDTRNTTEEKPVQRSKSFSFKTQKEVCISCEKTVYPMERLVANNQVFHSSCFCCKHCNAKLSLGTFAALQGEFYCKPHFQQLFKSKGNYDEGFGRKQHKELWASKETDNITKTA, encoded by the exons ATG GACACCAGGAATACCACTGAAGAGAAACCTGTCCAGCGATCTAAG TCTTTCAGCTTTAAGACCCAAAAGGAGGTGTGTATATCATGTGAGAAGACGGTCTACCCGATGGAGAGATTGGTTGCCAACAACCAGGTCTTCCATTCATCATGCTTCTGCTGCAAGCACTGCAACGCCAAACTAAg CCTTGGCACCTTTGCAGCTCTACAAGGTGAATTTTACTGTAAACCCCACTTTCAGCAGCTGTTCAAGAGCAAAGGCAACTACGACGAGGGCTTTGGACGCAAACAGCACAAAGAGCTCTGGGCCTCCAAGGAGACAGATAATATAACAAAGACGGCATAA
- the ddx42 gene encoding ATP-dependent RNA helicase DDX42 isoform X2: MAENPTAGLTQEEEDENIDYDSDGNPIPSATKKIILPLPPIDHSEIDYPPFEKNFYNEHEELSNLTGAQVLELRHKLNLRVSGAAPPKPCTSFAHFNFDEQLMHQIRKSEYTQPTPIQCQGVPIALSGRDMIGIAKTGSGKTAAFIWPMLVHIMDQKELEAGEGPIAVIVCPTRELCQQIHAECKRFGKAYSLRSVAVYGGGSMWEQAKALQEGAEIVVCTPGRLIDHVKKKATSLQRVTYLVFDEADRMFDMGFEYQVRSIASHVRPDRQTLLFSATFRKKIERLARDILVDPIRVVQGDIGEANEDITQVVEMLPSPTDKWNWLTRRLVEFTSSGSVLIFVTKKANCEELATNLTQEGYSLGLLHGDMDQSERNKVISDFKKKNLPVLVATDVAARGLDIPSIRTVVNYDVARDIDTHTHRIGRTGRAGEKGVAYTLLTSKDTTFAGDLVRNLEGANQAVSKELMDLAMQNPWFRKSRFKGGKGKKLNIGGGGLGYRERPGLGAESSERSSSSSSLLSSTSGFEGYSKPATGAMGDRMSAMKQAFQAQYKSHFVAASSGPPKLTTKSNSSSCWTSAGSLSSVPTESANGSERSHSVNLSMSGFTSAGSLSSVPASQTTQISSQHSYPPPAPPSQRDTPRERHGEDRGRHDSYHRHSDRSDRHSGEDRHGDRDRDRDRHGDSDRDRHGDRDRDRYGDRDRYSSSRHSDSRNGDGSRRDREDRRSERDGGDRGSGEGRDRGDDSFAVPEPPKRRKSRWDN, from the exons ATGGCAGAGAATCCCACAGCCGGGCTAACccaagaggaagaggatgaaaACATTGACTATGACAGTGACGGAAACCCAATCCCCTCTGCCACCAAGAAAATCATCTTGCCACTTCCTCCCATTGACCACTCTGAG attGATTACCCACCCTTTGAGAAAAACTTCTACAATGAGCATGAAGAGCTCAGCAACCTGACTGGAGCTCAAGTGTTGGAGTTAAGGCACAAATTGAACTTAAGG GTATCTGGTGCTGCCCCTCCAAAACCTTGCACTAGCTTTGCCCACTTCAACTTTGATGAGCAGCTAATGCACCAAATCCGCAAGTCTGAGTACACTCAGCCCACACCCATTCAGTGCCAG GGTGTGCCTATAGCTCTGTCTGGACGTGACATGATTGGCATTGCAAAAACTGGCAGTGGCAAAACTGCAGCTTTTATCTGGCCCATGCTGGTTCACATCATGGACCAAAAGGAACTGGAGGCAGGAGAAGGGCCCATCGCAGTCATTGTGTGTCCCACCAGAGAGCTTTGTCAGCAA ATCCATGCAGAATGTAAGCGTTTTGGGAAAGCCTACTCGCTGCGTTCAGTGGCGGTTTATGGAGGAGGCAGCATGTGGGAACAGGCCAAGGCTCTGCAGGAGGGAGCAGAGATTGTGGTGTGCACTCCG GGTCGTCTGATTGACCACGTTAAGAAGAAGGCAACATCCCTGCAGAGAGTGACATACCTGGTGTTTGATGAAGCAGATCGCATGTTTGACATGGGCTTTG AATATCAGGTTAGATCTATTGCTAGCCACGTCCGCCCAGACAGACAGA CTCTTCTGTTTAGTGCTACTTTCAGAAAGAAGATAGAGAGGCTGGCCAGAGACATCTTGGTAGATCCTATTCGTGTGGTGCAGGGAGACATCGGAGAG GCCAATGAAGATATCACCCAGGTGGTGGAGATGCTGCCCAGCCCGACAGATAAATGGAACTGGCTGACCCGCCGGCTGGTCGAGTTCACCTCCTCCGGTTCAGTCCTCATCTTCGTCACCAAGAAGGCGAACTGTGAGGAATTGGCGACTAACCTGACTCAGGAGGGCTACAGCCTGGGTCTCCTGCACGGAGACATGGACCAGAGTGAGAGGAACAAGGTCATCAGCGACTTCAAGAAAAAGAATTTGCCCGTTCTGGTGGCCACTGATGTAGCTG CTCGTGGTCTGGACATCCCGTCCATTCGCACAGTGGTAAACTACGACGTAGCACGAGACAtcgacacgcacacacacaggattgGTCGTACTGGTCGTGCAGGAGAGAAGGGTGTCGCTTACACTCTCCTCACCAGCAAAGACACCACATTTGCTGGTGACCTCGTGAGAAATCTAGAGGGAGCTAATCAAGCCGTCTCCAAAGAATTGATGGATTTAGCCATGCAG aatcCCTGGTTCAGGAAATCGCGGTTCAAGGGTGGTAAAGGAAAGAAGCTGAATATTGGCGGAGGTGGTCTTGGTTACAGAGAGAGACCAGGCCTGGGGGCTGAAAGCTCT gaacgcagcagcagcagcagcagcttgttgTCTTCCACTAGTGGCTTTGAAGGCTACAGCAAACCTGCCACAGGGGCAATGGGAGATCGCATGTCTGCGATGAAACAAGCCTTCCAG GCTCAATATAAGAGCCACTTTGTGGCGGCATCCAGTGGCCCTCCAAAGCTCACCACCAAGTCTAACAGCTCATCATGCTGGACCAGCGCCGGCAGCCTGAGCTCTGTGCCGACCGAGTCTGCCAACGGGTCAGAGCGGTCCCACAGTGTCAACTTGTCCATGTCGGGCTTCACCAGCGCTGGCTCCCTGAGCTCTGTGCCCGCTAGTCAAACCACCCAAATCAGTTCACAGCACAGCTACCCTCCACCTGCACCTCCCTCACAGAGAGACACCCCACGGGAGAGACATGGGGAGGACAGGGGGCGCCACGACAGTTACCACCGCCACAGCGACAGGAGCGATCGACACAGTGGAGAGGATCGACACGGAGACCGAGACAGGGACCGCGATCGTCACGGAGACAGTGACCGGGATCGCCATGGAGACAGAGATCGGGACCGCTACGGGGACCGGGACCGCTACAGCAGCAGCCGCCACAGCGATAGTCGTAATGGAGACGGAAGCCGGAGGGACAGAGAAGATCGTAGGAGTGAGAGGGACGGGGGAGACAGGGGGAGCGGGGAGGGGAGGGACAGAGGGGACGATAGTTTTGCTGTCCCCGAACCACCAAAGCGTAGAAAGAGCAGGTGGGACAACTAA
- the ddx42 gene encoding ATP-dependent RNA helicase DDX42 isoform X1 — translation MNWNKGGPGVKRGFGFGGFSLAGKKEEPHLPQTSHTSFGAPGSSGGYGKSQQLPSFYKIGTKRANFDEENAYFEDDEEESSSNVDLPYIPAENSPTRQQMQSGGGSDSEDDPLDAFMAEVENQAAKDMRKLEEKEKEKKSAKGIRDDIEEEDEQEAYFRYMAENPTAGLTQEEEDENIDYDSDGNPIPSATKKIILPLPPIDHSEIDYPPFEKNFYNEHEELSNLTGAQVLELRHKLNLRVSGAAPPKPCTSFAHFNFDEQLMHQIRKSEYTQPTPIQCQGVPIALSGRDMIGIAKTGSGKTAAFIWPMLVHIMDQKELEAGEGPIAVIVCPTRELCQQIHAECKRFGKAYSLRSVAVYGGGSMWEQAKALQEGAEIVVCTPGRLIDHVKKKATSLQRVTYLVFDEADRMFDMGFEYQVRSIASHVRPDRQTLLFSATFRKKIERLARDILVDPIRVVQGDIGEANEDITQVVEMLPSPTDKWNWLTRRLVEFTSSGSVLIFVTKKANCEELATNLTQEGYSLGLLHGDMDQSERNKVISDFKKKNLPVLVATDVAARGLDIPSIRTVVNYDVARDIDTHTHRIGRTGRAGEKGVAYTLLTSKDTTFAGDLVRNLEGANQAVSKELMDLAMQNPWFRKSRFKGGKGKKLNIGGGGLGYRERPGLGAESSERSSSSSSLLSSTSGFEGYSKPATGAMGDRMSAMKQAFQAQYKSHFVAASSGPPKLTTKSNSSSCWTSAGSLSSVPTESANGSERSHSVNLSMSGFTSAGSLSSVPASQTTQISSQHSYPPPAPPSQRDTPRERHGEDRGRHDSYHRHSDRSDRHSGEDRHGDRDRDRDRHGDSDRDRHGDRDRDRYGDRDRYSSSRHSDSRNGDGSRRDREDRRSERDGGDRGSGEGRDRGDDSFAVPEPPKRRKSRWDN, via the exons ATGAACTGGAACAAAGGTGGTCCCGGTGTGAAGCGAGGGTTTGGGTTTGGAGGATTTTCCCTTgcagggaaaaaagaggaacCTCACCTTCCTCAGACATCTCACACATCATTTGGAGCCCCAGGATCGAGTGGGGGTTATGGAAAGAGCCAGCAGCTCCCATCATTCTACAAAATAGGGACAAAAAGAGCTAACTTTGATGAGGAAAATGC GTATTTtgaagatgatgaggaggagtCCAGCAGCAATGTGGATCTGCCGTACATCCCAGCTGAGAACTCGCCCACACGGCAGCAGATGCAGTCTGGTGGTGGATCAGACAGTGAAGATGACCCACTGGATGCCTTCATGGCAGAGGTTGAG AATCAAGCAGCTAAAGACATGAGGAAActagaagaaaaggaaaaggagaagaagTCAGCCAA GGGTATTCGTGATGACATTGAAGAAGAAGATGAACAA GAAGCCTACTTCCGCTACATGGCAGAGAATCCCACAGCCGGGCTAACccaagaggaagaggatgaaaACATTGACTATGACAGTGACGGAAACCCAATCCCCTCTGCCACCAAGAAAATCATCTTGCCACTTCCTCCCATTGACCACTCTGAG attGATTACCCACCCTTTGAGAAAAACTTCTACAATGAGCATGAAGAGCTCAGCAACCTGACTGGAGCTCAAGTGTTGGAGTTAAGGCACAAATTGAACTTAAGG GTATCTGGTGCTGCCCCTCCAAAACCTTGCACTAGCTTTGCCCACTTCAACTTTGATGAGCAGCTAATGCACCAAATCCGCAAGTCTGAGTACACTCAGCCCACACCCATTCAGTGCCAG GGTGTGCCTATAGCTCTGTCTGGACGTGACATGATTGGCATTGCAAAAACTGGCAGTGGCAAAACTGCAGCTTTTATCTGGCCCATGCTGGTTCACATCATGGACCAAAAGGAACTGGAGGCAGGAGAAGGGCCCATCGCAGTCATTGTGTGTCCCACCAGAGAGCTTTGTCAGCAA ATCCATGCAGAATGTAAGCGTTTTGGGAAAGCCTACTCGCTGCGTTCAGTGGCGGTTTATGGAGGAGGCAGCATGTGGGAACAGGCCAAGGCTCTGCAGGAGGGAGCAGAGATTGTGGTGTGCACTCCG GGTCGTCTGATTGACCACGTTAAGAAGAAGGCAACATCCCTGCAGAGAGTGACATACCTGGTGTTTGATGAAGCAGATCGCATGTTTGACATGGGCTTTG AATATCAGGTTAGATCTATTGCTAGCCACGTCCGCCCAGACAGACAGA CTCTTCTGTTTAGTGCTACTTTCAGAAAGAAGATAGAGAGGCTGGCCAGAGACATCTTGGTAGATCCTATTCGTGTGGTGCAGGGAGACATCGGAGAG GCCAATGAAGATATCACCCAGGTGGTGGAGATGCTGCCCAGCCCGACAGATAAATGGAACTGGCTGACCCGCCGGCTGGTCGAGTTCACCTCCTCCGGTTCAGTCCTCATCTTCGTCACCAAGAAGGCGAACTGTGAGGAATTGGCGACTAACCTGACTCAGGAGGGCTACAGCCTGGGTCTCCTGCACGGAGACATGGACCAGAGTGAGAGGAACAAGGTCATCAGCGACTTCAAGAAAAAGAATTTGCCCGTTCTGGTGGCCACTGATGTAGCTG CTCGTGGTCTGGACATCCCGTCCATTCGCACAGTGGTAAACTACGACGTAGCACGAGACAtcgacacgcacacacacaggattgGTCGTACTGGTCGTGCAGGAGAGAAGGGTGTCGCTTACACTCTCCTCACCAGCAAAGACACCACATTTGCTGGTGACCTCGTGAGAAATCTAGAGGGAGCTAATCAAGCCGTCTCCAAAGAATTGATGGATTTAGCCATGCAG aatcCCTGGTTCAGGAAATCGCGGTTCAAGGGTGGTAAAGGAAAGAAGCTGAATATTGGCGGAGGTGGTCTTGGTTACAGAGAGAGACCAGGCCTGGGGGCTGAAAGCTCT gaacgcagcagcagcagcagcagcttgttgTCTTCCACTAGTGGCTTTGAAGGCTACAGCAAACCTGCCACAGGGGCAATGGGAGATCGCATGTCTGCGATGAAACAAGCCTTCCAG GCTCAATATAAGAGCCACTTTGTGGCGGCATCCAGTGGCCCTCCAAAGCTCACCACCAAGTCTAACAGCTCATCATGCTGGACCAGCGCCGGCAGCCTGAGCTCTGTGCCGACCGAGTCTGCCAACGGGTCAGAGCGGTCCCACAGTGTCAACTTGTCCATGTCGGGCTTCACCAGCGCTGGCTCCCTGAGCTCTGTGCCCGCTAGTCAAACCACCCAAATCAGTTCACAGCACAGCTACCCTCCACCTGCACCTCCCTCACAGAGAGACACCCCACGGGAGAGACATGGGGAGGACAGGGGGCGCCACGACAGTTACCACCGCCACAGCGACAGGAGCGATCGACACAGTGGAGAGGATCGACACGGAGACCGAGACAGGGACCGCGATCGTCACGGAGACAGTGACCGGGATCGCCATGGAGACAGAGATCGGGACCGCTACGGGGACCGGGACCGCTACAGCAGCAGCCGCCACAGCGATAGTCGTAATGGAGACGGAAGCCGGAGGGACAGAGAAGATCGTAGGAGTGAGAGGGACGGGGGAGACAGGGGGAGCGGGGAGGGGAGGGACAGAGGGGACGATAGTTTTGCTGTCCCCGAACCACCAAAGCGTAGAAAGAGCAGGTGGGACAACTAA